One Candidatus Melainabacteria bacterium genomic window carries:
- a CDS encoding 1,4-dihydroxy-6-naphthoate synthase: protein MLKMAISPCPNDVFIFSGLILNKVNANGAEWHFDYFDIETLNEKALSGEFDLLKISYANYPRCSSNYNLLPSGGALGRGVGPLLLTGGDSWNPDKEVMVPGLYTTANFLLDFWAKRRLTKKFIAFNVLYDALREKKEAQGVVIHEKRFTYAADGLTLIQDLGAYWEEKTGCPIPLGCVIAKKHLDAVALNETIKQSLTWAYQNREEALKLCSQYASDMSPDVIEAHIKLYVNEFSLELGSAGESAVKFFLDQVETKSAAR from the coding sequence ATGCTGAAAATGGCTATCTCTCCATGTCCAAATGACGTGTTTATCTTCAGCGGCTTGATCCTGAACAAGGTGAACGCTAACGGAGCAGAATGGCACTTTGACTACTTCGATATAGAAACCCTGAATGAAAAGGCACTGAGTGGAGAATTTGATCTGCTCAAAATCAGCTACGCAAATTATCCACGCTGCAGCAGCAACTACAATTTGCTCCCCAGCGGCGGCGCACTCGGGCGCGGAGTCGGTCCCCTACTTCTCACCGGTGGCGATTCCTGGAACCCAGACAAAGAAGTTATGGTGCCGGGCTTGTATACCACTGCAAACTTTTTGCTCGACTTCTGGGCAAAGCGCAGATTAACGAAGAAATTCATCGCTTTCAATGTTCTCTACGACGCTTTGAGAGAGAAAAAAGAAGCACAGGGCGTAGTCATCCACGAAAAACGATTCACCTACGCAGCGGATGGGCTGACACTAATTCAAGATCTTGGTGCTTACTGGGAAGAGAAGACAGGATGCCCGATACCACTCGGTTGTGTAATCGCAAAAAAACATCTTGATGCCGTCGCCCTCAACGAAACCATCAAACAAAGCCTTACCTGGGCTTATCAAAATCGAGAAGAAGCACTGAAGCTCTGCAGCCAGTACGCGTCGGACATGTCGCCAGATGTAATCGAAGCTCACATCAAGCTTTATGTGAACGAATTTTCCCTGGAACTCGGTTCTGCCGGAGAGTCAGCCGTGAAATTCTTCCTCGATCAGGTCGAAACAAAGTCCGCAGCCAGATGA
- a CDS encoding tetratricopeptide repeat protein, producing MSKIDPNTQPTASADGEITLPFSVGTLLAVAPLVVLGVIMLCIYFSGAIQMLLAERELNDYEHKSRALKYLDWALSVNPSLARAYGKRAQLRLELEQEKGPRADFSEARSDIEHALKFNPDDYEFTWTNVQIDHASHNYQKEIADCSKAIDQSPYLSSYYAQRAEAYYIVGELLFERMDRLTLIEQASRSGLDYSSTAKQSDVDFDARAEQFVLVGRTDEAIQDYEDALKKDPLEGELYLKLARLYENSNRPSQAIAVYNKLIETADKNSDAPHFDTDSAHFRRANLLLKLGNFEKALADADALVTYDNECPHRRAFRAKILDTIGRHDAAAADRKIAMDRVNRDINQLPNSQDANSKADAYDFRASYYETEEQWSKALSDYMIAVSVKPDATRYNNCAKMYTKLGKYDQAIDYFSKAIAAQPDNDDLESAYNGLAEVHLEQHKPDLAVLNTTKCIELGLKNAEASHLRARAYRELGKMRDARCDDDKANGLEFSPLPDIG from the coding sequence ATGAGCAAAATCGATCCAAATACACAACCGACGGCTAGCGCCGACGGCGAAATTACGCTGCCTTTCTCTGTTGGCACCTTGCTTGCCGTGGCACCACTGGTGGTGCTGGGAGTAATTATGCTATGCATCTACTTCAGCGGCGCTATTCAGATGCTTCTTGCTGAGCGAGAACTGAACGACTATGAGCACAAATCGCGAGCCCTGAAGTATCTAGACTGGGCTCTATCTGTCAATCCTTCACTGGCCCGGGCATATGGAAAGCGGGCTCAGTTGCGTCTCGAACTGGAGCAGGAGAAGGGTCCGAGAGCCGACTTTTCAGAGGCTCGCAGTGACATCGAACATGCACTAAAGTTCAACCCCGACGACTACGAGTTCACCTGGACAAACGTGCAAATAGACCATGCCTCACACAACTATCAAAAGGAAATTGCTGACTGCAGCAAAGCCATAGACCAATCTCCGTATCTGAGCTCGTATTACGCACAGCGCGCCGAAGCCTATTACATAGTCGGAGAGCTCTTATTCGAGCGCATGGACAGACTCACTCTAATCGAACAAGCATCACGATCCGGCCTTGATTACAGCAGTACTGCCAAGCAATCCGACGTAGATTTTGACGCTCGAGCGGAGCAATTTGTCCTGGTTGGAAGAACCGACGAAGCGATTCAAGACTATGAAGATGCGCTGAAGAAAGACCCGCTCGAGGGAGAACTCTACCTTAAACTGGCACGGCTCTACGAGAATTCAAATCGCCCCTCTCAGGCTATCGCAGTTTACAACAAGCTAATTGAAACAGCCGACAAGAATTCAGATGCCCCGCACTTCGATACTGACTCCGCACATTTCAGAAGGGCAAACCTACTTCTTAAGCTCGGCAACTTTGAAAAGGCGCTTGCCGACGCCGATGCTCTCGTAACTTACGACAACGAATGCCCGCATCGCAGGGCTTTCAGAGCCAAAATTTTAGACACGATTGGCAGACATGACGCCGCCGCTGCCGACAGAAAAATAGCGATGGACCGCGTCAATCGCGACATTAACCAACTTCCAAACAGTCAAGACGCCAATAGTAAAGCTGATGCCTATGACTTCCGCGCCAGCTATTATGAAACGGAAGAACAATGGTCGAAGGCACTTAGCGACTACATGATTGCAGTCTCCGTAAAGCCCGATGCAACTAGATATAACAACTGCGCCAAGATGTATACGAAGCTCGGCAAGTACGATCAGGCTATTGATTATTTTTCCAAGGCAATCGCCGCTCAGCCAGACAACGACGATCTGGAGTCCGCGTACAATGGACTGGCAGAAGTGCATCTGGAACAGCACAAGCCCGACCTGGCAGTCTTAAACACCACAAAGTGCATCGAGCTTGGCCTTAAAAACGCCGAAGCGAGCCACTTGAGAGCTAGAGCATATAGAGAGCTCGGCAAGATGAGAGACGCTCGGTGCGACGACGATAAAGCCAACGGGCTTGAGTTTTCCCCACTGCCGGACATAGGTTAA
- a CDS encoding DUF4178 domain-containing protein produces MLTLSCPSCGANVDFKSKASLYAVCSFCKSSLVRHDMDLEKIGTVSELIDDLTPIQIGTTGTFGEDKFEVIGRLKVGYKDGYWNEWFAMLGDGRVAWLAEAQGFYAFCYPFFETTPPTKASLFVGKTVDFGKKGIYEVDDMRDCKCVYSEGELPFNAPQGRASTSVDLSGFEDEMATIEYAATETRVFLGAYKEFDKFQFKNLRHIDGW; encoded by the coding sequence ATGTTGACATTGAGTTGCCCTTCTTGTGGGGCAAACGTCGATTTTAAATCAAAAGCGTCTCTCTATGCGGTTTGCAGCTTCTGCAAATCAAGTCTAGTGCGCCACGATATGGACCTTGAAAAGATAGGCACCGTATCTGAGTTGATCGACGACCTGACTCCGATTCAAATTGGTACGACTGGAACCTTCGGCGAAGATAAGTTCGAGGTGATCGGGCGTTTAAAAGTCGGCTATAAGGACGGATATTGGAATGAATGGTTCGCGATGCTGGGCGACGGCAGAGTCGCCTGGCTCGCGGAAGCCCAGGGCTTCTATGCGTTCTGTTATCCGTTTTTCGAGACTACTCCGCCAACCAAAGCCAGTTTGTTCGTAGGCAAAACCGTTGACTTCGGCAAGAAAGGCATCTACGAAGTGGATGACATGCGCGACTGCAAGTGTGTTTATAGCGAAGGCGAATTGCCATTCAATGCCCCGCAAGGACGCGCCTCCACGAGCGTTGATCTGTCAGGCTTCGAGGACGAAATGGCGACGATAGAATATGCTGCGACAGAAACTCGCGTTTTCCTCGGCGCCTATAAAGAATTCGACAAGTTCCAATTCAAAAATTTGAGGCATATCGATGGTTGGTAA
- the mqnB gene encoding futalosine hydrolase has product MSTFSEFFSSEKRLLVAVASGGEYRAIIEALQHKIDDAAGDWRAQHFESFSLLQTGVGKANAAGAVTHELMSGNASRRNYAVVLSFGIAGSLQSHVEIGSSVFGSTVVFADEGTPFIAGQDWTSLEQSGWAQTSFHTSDCDWSQHLSANADHVGTIATVSTISGTDEIAAQYRQRTGALAEAMEGAAIAQVCQRLEIPFAELRVISNRCGNRNINKLDIPTSFKRLKQIVSEWTLL; this is encoded by the coding sequence ATGAGCACCTTTTCCGAATTTTTCAGTAGCGAAAAACGCCTTCTTGTAGCAGTCGCTTCAGGCGGTGAATACAGGGCGATAATCGAAGCCTTGCAGCATAAAATCGACGACGCGGCAGGTGATTGGCGGGCGCAGCATTTTGAGTCCTTCTCACTGCTTCAAACAGGCGTCGGCAAAGCAAATGCAGCAGGTGCAGTCACACATGAGCTGATGTCCGGCAATGCGTCCCGACGTAACTACGCAGTCGTGCTTTCATTTGGAATTGCAGGAAGTCTGCAAAGTCACGTTGAGATTGGATCTTCCGTCTTCGGTTCAACGGTCGTGTTTGCCGATGAAGGTACTCCTTTCATAGCCGGTCAAGACTGGACTTCGCTCGAACAGTCGGGTTGGGCGCAAACTTCCTTTCATACAAGTGACTGTGACTGGAGCCAGCATCTGTCCGCCAACGCGGACCATGTCGGGACCATAGCAACCGTCTCGACAATATCAGGCACAGATGAAATTGCTGCTCAGTACAGACAAAGAACAGGAGCATTGGCCGAAGCGATGGAAGGCGCCGCCATTGCGCAAGTTTGCCAGCGTTTAGAAATTCCCTTTGCTGAACTTCGAGTGATCAGCAACCGATGCGGCAACAGAAACATAAACAAACTGGATATTCCCACATCATTTAAACGGCTCAAGCAAATCGTCTCAGAGTGGACTCTTTTATGA
- the speD gene encoding adenosylmethionine decarboxylase encodes MQLSSKQEVSNLQQHEFAGRHMLASYFNCDESTIKDAQRCLAALRNAAVAGGVNVVAENVHHFPNGAVTAILLLAESHASIHTYPEHRSCFIDFFTCGAGDLEEFDRVLKSELKPQTSEVKLVNRGIENNK; translated from the coding sequence ATGCAACTCAGTTCTAAACAGGAAGTCTCGAATTTACAGCAGCATGAATTTGCCGGTCGCCATATGCTGGCAAGTTATTTCAACTGCGACGAATCAACTATAAAGGATGCGCAGCGTTGTCTCGCAGCTTTGAGAAATGCCGCGGTCGCAGGCGGTGTAAACGTTGTCGCCGAAAACGTTCATCACTTTCCCAACGGTGCAGTAACGGCGATCTTGCTGCTCGCTGAAAGCCATGCCAGCATTCATACTTATCCGGAGCATCGCTCCTGTTTCATCGACTTTTTTACTTGCGGCGCTGGCGATCTTGAAGAATTCGACCGCGTTTTAAAATCCGAGCTGAAACCACAAACTTCGGAAGTTAAACTGGTCAACCGTGGAATTGAGAATAACAAGTAA
- the paaI gene encoding hydroxyphenylacetyl-CoA thioesterase PaaI, with amino-acid sequence MNSVNELEVAKRVGETMMCNDKAAQALDIALLEIRPGFAKMSMKVRADMLNGFDICHGGMTYSLADTAFAYACNSRNKKTVAMQCSIHYVAASKEGDVLTAFAEETSLTGRTGVYDITIVNQHGKTVAHFRGTSYGTSSTVY; translated from the coding sequence ATGAATAGCGTCAACGAATTGGAAGTTGCAAAACGCGTCGGCGAAACGATGATGTGCAACGACAAAGCCGCTCAAGCACTGGACATAGCACTGCTCGAAATCCGCCCCGGCTTTGCAAAAATGTCGATGAAAGTGCGTGCAGACATGCTTAACGGATTCGACATTTGTCATGGCGGCATGACTTACTCGCTCGCTGATACCGCCTTCGCTTATGCCTGCAACTCGAGAAATAAAAAGACAGTGGCAATGCAGTGCAGCATCCACTATGTAGCTGCATCTAAAGAAGGTGACGTTTTGACTGCGTTCGCTGAAGAGACTTCGCTTACCGGTCGCACAGGCGTCTACGACATCACAATCGTCAATCAACACGGCAAAACTGTTGCTCACTTTCGCGGCACGAGCTACGGCACAAGCAGCACAGTTTACTAA
- a CDS encoding polyamine aminopropyltransferase: MTYALLITAFVISTCGLVYELIAGTIASYLLGDSITQFSTVIGVYLFSMGIGSFLSRYIEKNVALTFVQVELLIGLIGGSSASILFLLFEHVDNFRILLYSLVSIIGILIGLEIPLLMRILKERLDFKELVSQVFTFDYIGALLASLLFPLILVPYLGLIRTSFLFGLFNLGVAIWTIRIFRDQLPWKMSLQTTAFLLVIALVAGFAFSDKLTGIAEASAYPDPVIYSTNTPYQRIVITGNTKDLRLFLNGNLQFSSRDEYRYHEALVHPAMASMNNPQDILVLGGGDGLAVRELLKYPSVRSITLVDLDKRMIDLFKEQELLTRLNGGSLNNPKVNVIINDAFVWLRTTKQKFDLAIVDFPDPSNYSLGKLYSDTFYKALKGALKPDGMVVVQSTSPYYAKNSFWCVDKTLASVGFHTTPYHAYVPSFGDWGYVIASLEPFKPAEEKRYPAGLRYVSDATVAQMLCFARDMLPTVSSVNRLNNQSLVHLFESEWSEYVDAH, encoded by the coding sequence TTGACCTATGCGCTCTTAATTACAGCGTTCGTCATTTCGACGTGCGGTTTGGTTTACGAACTCATTGCCGGTACGATTGCAAGTTACTTGCTTGGTGACTCGATTACGCAATTCTCCACCGTGATCGGGGTCTATCTGTTTTCGATGGGGATTGGCTCCTTTTTATCCCGTTACATCGAGAAAAACGTTGCTCTTACATTTGTTCAGGTGGAGCTGCTAATCGGTCTGATTGGCGGATCTTCAGCCTCGATTTTGTTTCTGCTCTTTGAGCATGTTGATAATTTCAGGATTTTGCTTTACAGCCTGGTGTCAATCATCGGCATTCTGATCGGGCTAGAAATTCCTCTGTTGATGCGCATTCTAAAAGAGCGTCTGGACTTCAAAGAGTTGGTGTCCCAGGTCTTCACGTTTGACTATATTGGCGCACTGCTTGCGTCCCTGCTCTTCCCCTTGATTCTGGTTCCTTATTTGGGACTGATACGCACTTCCTTCTTGTTTGGTTTGTTCAACCTGGGTGTTGCGATCTGGACGATACGTATTTTTCGCGATCAACTGCCCTGGAAAATGTCGCTGCAAACCACTGCTTTTCTGCTGGTCATCGCTCTTGTTGCGGGTTTCGCCTTCTCGGATAAGCTGACTGGAATCGCTGAGGCATCGGCTTATCCGGATCCCGTTATTTATTCTACAAATACTCCCTACCAGCGTATTGTCATCACAGGTAATACCAAAGATCTGCGCTTGTTCCTGAACGGGAACTTGCAATTCAGCTCGCGCGATGAGTACAGATATCACGAGGCGCTTGTTCATCCAGCCATGGCAAGCATGAACAATCCGCAGGATATTCTCGTTCTGGGCGGTGGCGACGGATTGGCTGTGCGTGAGTTGTTGAAGTATCCTTCTGTTCGTTCCATAACGCTGGTCGATCTGGATAAACGCATGATCGATCTTTTCAAGGAGCAAGAGTTGCTTACCCGCTTGAATGGCGGCTCTTTGAACAATCCAAAAGTGAATGTGATTATCAATGATGCTTTTGTCTGGCTTAGAACCACAAAACAGAAGTTCGACCTGGCGATTGTCGATTTTCCAGACCCGAGTAACTATTCGCTTGGGAAGCTCTATAGCGATACTTTCTACAAGGCTCTGAAGGGAGCGCTCAAGCCTGATGGGATGGTTGTTGTTCAGAGCACCTCGCCCTACTATGCTAAGAATTCATTCTGGTGCGTCGATAAAACCCTTGCATCTGTCGGTTTTCATACGACTCCGTATCATGCTTATGTGCCTTCTTTCGGTGATTGGGGCTATGTTATCGCTTCTCTCGAACCTTTCAAGCCGGCTGAAGAGAAGCGTTATCCGGCCGGCTTGAGATATGTTTCGGATGCGACTGTTGCGCAAATGCTGTGCTTTGCCCGAGACATGCTGCCTACTGTGAGCAGTGTGAATCGATTGAACAATCAATCTCTTGTTCATCTTTTCGAGTCTGAGTGGAGCGAATATGTCGATGCCCATTAG
- a CDS encoding class I SAM-dependent methyltransferase, whose amino-acid sequence MLVKQGVWHETSAGIYYTHNETVVFYDDWDHWHNGFCRLLEIHETTARTVIESCVDAHGEKFNTLNTSDKINLIKEAFRLKYPTEYNKTPNFSVSGMAFDGTMADTLYAESISGNESYNIVGNAELQFAWLIDASTQKQVLADSVEYDKLYFQDPPESHLGMRNYVADQEWRLEKARRQLRIVLTKSNLKPPVKTALDVGSAVGYFRKALDESEIEHYGLEQSTDAVEICAEKFGFSSLLGEIEDLPAMAPELLGKIELITLWDVIEHLDDGLLTLNILKQFLTANGVIAIRTPNLVSLEYEILGDYYYSFKLDHIKYYSPRSLDELAQLCGLKRVYLETTSHIFKGLLGVDCMHQCTLNNTGADIIAIYSR is encoded by the coding sequence ATGCTCGTCAAACAAGGTGTCTGGCACGAGACTTCTGCCGGAATTTACTACACGCACAACGAAACGGTCGTTTTCTATGATGACTGGGACCACTGGCATAATGGCTTTTGCAGACTGCTCGAAATACATGAAACCACCGCCAGAACCGTGATTGAAAGCTGCGTTGATGCTCATGGCGAAAAATTCAACACCTTGAACACGAGCGACAAAATCAACCTCATCAAAGAAGCGTTTCGCTTGAAATACCCCACCGAATACAACAAAACTCCGAACTTTTCTGTCAGCGGAATGGCATTTGACGGAACAATGGCAGACACTTTGTACGCCGAATCAATCAGCGGCAACGAATCTTACAACATTGTCGGAAACGCAGAGCTTCAGTTTGCCTGGCTCATTGACGCATCTACTCAAAAACAAGTGCTGGCAGATTCCGTCGAGTACGACAAATTATACTTTCAAGATCCCCCTGAGTCGCACCTGGGGATGCGCAATTATGTTGCCGATCAAGAATGGCGTCTGGAAAAAGCGCGCCGGCAGTTGCGTATCGTGCTCACCAAAAGCAATCTCAAACCACCCGTAAAGACAGCACTGGATGTGGGTTCAGCAGTCGGATATTTTAGAAAAGCACTGGACGAATCTGAAATAGAACATTATGGGCTCGAACAGTCCACTGATGCAGTCGAAATATGCGCCGAAAAGTTCGGTTTTTCCAGCTTGCTTGGTGAAATCGAAGATCTGCCGGCAATGGCTCCGGAACTGCTCGGCAAGATCGAATTGATAACACTGTGGGACGTCATCGAGCACCTTGATGATGGGCTGCTGACGCTCAATATTCTCAAACAATTTCTCACCGCCAATGGAGTGATTGCCATTCGCACACCGAATCTGGTGTCGCTTGAGTATGAAATTCTCGGCGATTACTATTACAGTTTTAAACTCGATCACATCAAATACTACTCGCCGCGCTCACTGGACGAACTAGCTCAACTGTGCGGTCTAAAACGCGTTTACCTCGAAACAACATCACACATATTCAAAGGACTTCTTGGCGTTGATTGCATGCATCAGTGCACGCTTAATAATACGGGTGCTGATATCATCGCCATCTATTCCAGGTAA
- a CDS encoding DUF350 domain-containing protein — translation MEQVLNFHYILAAVVYSGLGIAILCFATKVFDWLTPGDMWKDIVVEKNLPLAICLAAMMIAVGTIIAAAIHG, via the coding sequence GTGGAGCAAGTTCTCAATTTTCATTACATACTGGCGGCAGTTGTTTACTCCGGTCTTGGTATAGCGATTCTTTGTTTCGCTACAAAGGTCTTTGATTGGCTGACGCCGGGCGACATGTGGAAAGATATTGTCGTCGAAAAGAACCTGCCGCTGGCAATTTGTCTTGCTGCCATGATGATTGCCGTCGGCACTATCATTGCCGCCGCCATACATGGGTAA
- a CDS encoding DUF4178 domain-containing protein — MVGNPGEPEKPDEKPVDSPTPPDPVTPPPPSKPLAKSFSCTACGAPVTIKYPGATMSVVCASCHSVIDVTDKNYEILSKYFSKTSLYTPTIPLNSRGKLEGKTWEVIGFMVRSDVASGYYWMEYLLFNPYYGYRFLTQDKNHWVMVKMIKRKPESIVTSLNPKNPARVEFQDRTYKIFNRGMSRVDYVIGEFYWRVVVGSTVAAADYIDPPYMLSNESDDTENIWSLGTHIDTKEVYDAFKLTKPVSDLFMGSGIGAVEPSSNTVDWKQMGPLWVIFLTVLTCAQFFFSSTSKSMIATQFNGNFVPNTKINDVTVPKFTLEKNSSNVLLSLYAPVSNSWFYVSGELVNNNTGASYPFEMTSEYYFGTDSDGAWSEGSATHDLEISSVPGGEYYLNIDAESGDFKNLNQQQYSITVKRDVPSFHNYWWFIFLISLPPIYCWVLMRRDEVSRWSNSDFNPYVSTSD, encoded by the coding sequence ATGGTTGGTAATCCAGGTGAACCTGAGAAACCTGACGAAAAGCCAGTGGATTCTCCAACTCCACCGGACCCGGTGACTCCGCCGCCTCCTTCTAAGCCGCTGGCTAAATCGTTCTCGTGCACTGCATGCGGTGCGCCTGTGACGATCAAGTATCCCGGTGCGACTATGTCTGTGGTTTGTGCCAGTTGTCATTCTGTTATTGATGTCACAGACAAAAACTATGAGATCCTCAGCAAGTACTTCAGCAAGACATCACTTTATACACCAACTATTCCGCTCAACTCTCGCGGAAAGCTGGAAGGTAAGACCTGGGAAGTAATCGGCTTCATGGTGCGTTCTGACGTTGCTAGCGGTTATTACTGGATGGAATACTTACTTTTCAATCCGTACTATGGCTATCGATTTTTGACTCAGGACAAAAACCACTGGGTCATGGTCAAGATGATCAAGCGTAAACCCGAATCAATCGTCACTTCACTGAATCCCAAGAACCCTGCGCGGGTTGAGTTTCAGGATCGAACCTACAAAATCTTCAACAGAGGAATGTCCAGGGTCGATTATGTAATTGGCGAGTTCTACTGGCGAGTGGTGGTAGGCAGCACAGTTGCAGCTGCCGATTACATCGACCCTCCATATATGTTGTCGAATGAATCTGACGACACTGAGAACATCTGGAGTCTCGGCACGCACATTGACACAAAAGAAGTTTATGACGCGTTTAAGTTGACGAAACCCGTATCGGATTTGTTTATGGGCAGCGGCATTGGAGCTGTCGAGCCCTCCTCAAATACAGTCGATTGGAAGCAGATGGGGCCGCTTTGGGTCATCTTCTTAACCGTCCTTACCTGCGCGCAATTCTTCTTTAGCAGTACATCTAAAAGCATGATTGCTACTCAGTTTAACGGCAATTTTGTTCCTAACACTAAGATCAATGACGTCACAGTTCCCAAGTTTACTCTCGAGAAAAATTCTTCCAACGTCCTTCTGTCTTTGTATGCACCTGTCAGCAACAGCTGGTTTTATGTTTCCGGTGAGCTGGTCAACAACAATACCGGTGCCAGTTATCCTTTTGAGATGACTTCCGAATATTATTTTGGCACCGATAGTGATGGCGCCTGGAGTGAGGGCAGCGCTACTCACGATCTGGAAATTTCTAGTGTGCCGGGTGGCGAATACTATTTGAATATCGATGCTGAGAGCGGTGATTTCAAAAACCTCAATCAGCAGCAGTATTCAATTACCGTAAAGCGCGATGTACCGTCTTTTCATAACTACTGGTGGTTTATCTTTTTGATTTCGCTGCCGCCGATCTATTGCTGGGTGTTGATGCGACGTGATGAGGTTTCGCGTTGGTCTAATAGTGATTTCAACCCCTACGTTTCGACTTCTGATTGA
- a CDS encoding class I SAM-dependent methyltransferase — protein MKSGIRKVDTTCNNCGSNKHELVTVGREHEYDNTTDDTFNVVRCTDCGLVYLNPRPDVSELGTIYPPNYYAYAIEENYDDSQKQNFYYKYRYSKILAGLEYVLSFCKGDKLRVLDIGCADGHILNWFRKVRTHDVETFGVDLNEEAVSKARAQGHTVYAGRFEDIDIPEGHFDFVWASHVIEHVPDPRAFTEKVFRLLKPGGIFWFWTPNIESLDARIFRNKHWGAYHFPRHWVFYDRRSVEKLAQITGFELVKIVYEPNAIFWVWTFHSMLKENPLLSKYADTLFPPIDWARTNMPNLVRNASFAGLDTLIKATTGQTSNMGVAFHKPDRGR, from the coding sequence ATGAAGTCTGGAATACGAAAGGTCGACACCACTTGCAATAACTGCGGCTCGAATAAGCACGAGCTTGTTACCGTAGGGCGCGAGCATGAGTACGATAACACCACAGACGATACCTTCAATGTGGTTCGATGCACAGACTGTGGACTGGTTTACCTGAACCCAAGACCTGATGTAAGCGAGTTGGGCACAATCTATCCGCCCAACTACTACGCTTACGCAATTGAAGAAAATTACGACGATTCACAGAAACAAAATTTTTACTACAAATACAGATATTCAAAAATTCTGGCAGGGCTGGAATATGTCTTGAGCTTCTGCAAAGGAGACAAACTACGGGTGCTCGACATAGGATGCGCCGACGGTCACATCCTCAACTGGTTCCGCAAAGTCAGAACGCACGACGTAGAAACATTTGGTGTGGACCTGAACGAAGAGGCTGTCAGCAAGGCACGAGCACAGGGGCACACAGTTTATGCCGGAAGATTCGAAGACATAGATATTCCGGAAGGACATTTCGACTTCGTCTGGGCCAGTCACGTCATCGAGCACGTTCCAGACCCGAGAGCCTTCACTGAAAAAGTCTTTCGACTGTTAAAACCAGGCGGCATTTTCTGGTTCTGGACACCAAATATAGAGTCACTAGACGCCAGGATCTTTCGAAACAAACACTGGGGCGCTTACCACTTTCCACGGCACTGGGTCTTTTACGACCGGCGCTCCGTCGAAAAACTGGCGCAAATCACCGGCTTCGAACTGGTAAAAATAGTATACGAACCAAATGCTATCTTCTGGGTCTGGACTTTCCATTCAATGCTGAAAGAAAATCCATTGCTTTCCAAATATGCAGACACGCTTTTCCCGCCCATTGACTGGGCCAGAACAAACATGCCGAACCTGGTTCGCAATGCCTCCTTTGCCGGCTTAGATACTTTGATCAAGGCAACCACCGGTCAAACATCAAACATGGGCGTTGCTTTTCATAAACCAGACCGAGGTCGATAA